The Candidatus Ancaeobacter aquaticus DNA segment TGCTTGCCTGACAAATTGAATCTATACGTTTTTCAGAGCTTGTCGGGGCAATAAGATATATTGTTTTAAAATCCATTGATCGCGCGGCAATGATGTAATCATGTGATTCTTCGGGTGGTAAATCAAGAACGATACTTCCATCTGCTCCAGCATTTTTCGCATCTTTGACAAAAGCATGTAAGCCGTATTTGAGTATCGGATTAAGATACGTAAAAAGAACGATAGGAATATGTGTTACTTTTCTTACCTCTTGAACCAGTGTCAACACCCTCTTTACCGTAGTCCCAGAAGATAATGAACGTTCTACCGCATTTTGAATAACGGGCCCATCTGCCAGTGGATCAGAAAATGGAATGCCGATCTCAATAAGATCAACTCCTGACTCAGCTATTGATGTAATAATTTCTTTAGAAATATTTAAGGTTGGATCTCCGCCGGTAATGTAGGCAATGAGTCCAGTTTTATGTTTATGCGAAAGCTCAATAAATTTTTTATCGATCCTATTCATATGACTTATCTTTTTTTTGCAGTATATTATTGAGTCATCCTCTTCGAGGATAGTATTCCCATTCAAATAATATCTCATCCCCCCTAGATTTTGAGGCCTAGGCCTCAAAATCAGAAATCAGGGGGGATAGTTCGTCTAAGCAAAAGTCATGAGTATTTCATCTCATGACTTTTACAGTCTCACTAGAGGTATTCTTTCACCGATTGTACGTCTTTGTCTCCTCTACCGGATAGATTAATAATGACTATGCTATTTTTTTTGAGACGTGGAACAGCTTTTCTTGCGTATGCAATAGCATGTGCACTTTCAAGTGCCGGTAATATTCCTTCAGCTCTACCAAGCAAAT contains these protein-coding regions:
- the trpA gene encoding tryptophan synthase subunit alpha, which codes for MNRIDKKFIELSHKHKTGLIAYITGGDPTLNISKEIITSIAESGVDLIEIGIPFSDPLADGPVIQNAVERSLSSGTTVKRVLTLVQEVRKVTHIPIVLFTYLNPILKYGLHAFVKDAKNAGADGSIVLDLPPEESHDYIIAARSMDFKTIYLIAPTSSEKRIDSICQASNGFIYCVSRTGVTGSKTSSLIETKKMIRRVKKYTKLPIAVGFGVSEKKQVKELSTYTDAVVIGSAIVRLIEANQNNPVPHVKKFIKGLV